In Apium graveolens cultivar Ventura chromosome 10, ASM990537v1, whole genome shotgun sequence, the following are encoded in one genomic region:
- the LOC141691878 gene encoding uncharacterized protein LOC141691878 — MTDSSAENYDPSKDPARKAKSSDLSWKYEFWPDLSIKDQHLAGGFADITMCSKTTPAIIKEMKNYMQKHTEKSAKKNYALQLDDEGYDDELQPTENQSTDNGANFKAAGGLLCRQIPTLYWTPCAAHCIDLMMEDICKLMEFDATITHGKSLTTFVYRHGRLLAAMRVKTQGRGIVRAGAIRFATAVLTLQILYKNQDALRKLFGSTDWSNSKLAKTVAGKKVHFVVLSTKFRSSVEDCVLASIPFLQVLRVVDEDEKPTMEEFCAAMDFAKDQMKIGLENKKRLLNKVIGIIERRLESQMQVDLYGAALFLNPGN; from the exons ATGACGGACTCATCCGCTGAAAATTATGATCCATCAAAGGATCCTGCTCGAAAAGCTAAATCAAGTGACCTATCATGGAAATACGAATTCTGGCCTGATTTGAGCATCAAGGAT CAACATCTTGCTGGTGGTTTTGCTGATATTACAATGTGTTCAAAGACGACGCCAGCAATCATAAAGGAAATGAAAAACTATATGCAGAAGCATACTGAGAAGAGTGCAAAGAAGAATTATGCGCTTCAACTAGATGACGAAGGATATGATGATGAACTTCAGCCTACTGAGAATCAATCCACCG ACAATGGCGCCAACTTTAAGGCTGCTGGAGGTTTATTGTGTCGTCAAATTCCTACACTTTATTGGACTCCTTGCGCCGCACATTGCATAGACTTAATGATGGAGGATATTTGCAAACTAATGGAATTTGATGCTACTATTACACATGGTAAAAGTTTAACCACATTTGTGTATAGGCATGGTCGACTCCTAGCTGCCATGAGGGTGAAGACACAAGGGAGGGGCATTGTAAGAGCAGGAGCTATAAGATTTGCAACGGCTGTTCTTACTTTACAAATCCTATACAAAAACCAAGATGCCTTAAGAAAACTGTTTGGTAGTACAGACTGGTCCAACTCCAAACTGGCTAAAACTGTGGCAGGAAAGAAAGTGCATTTTGTTGTCCTTTCAACAAAGTTCCGGAGTTCTGTCGAAGATTGCGTTCTAGCATCGATACCATTTTTGCAAGTGTTGAGGGTTGTTGACGAGGATGAAAAGCCGACTATGGAAGAGTTTTGTGCCGCAATGGACTTTGCTAAAGATCAGATGAAAATTGGACTTGAAAACAAGAAAAGGCTTTTAAATAAAGTCATAGGAATTATAGAAAGGCGTTTGGAATCTCAAATGCAAGTAGATTTATATGGGGCCGCCTTGTTTCTCAATCCGGGAAA TTGA
- the LOC141692689 gene encoding uncharacterized protein LOC141692689, producing MATLMASSCTLGMLSSRTHLSSSTRQPISSSSKTSSFADLRFVCSQLSGLQISHDESIKLKPICVPTKLPLQPVARRICPFTGKKANKANKVSHSNHKTKKLQFVNLQYKRIWWEAGNRFVKLRLSTKAIKTIEKNGLDAVAKKAGIDLRKL from the exons ATGGCAACACTTATGGCTTCTTCGTGTACACTTGGAATGTTGAGCTCAAGAACTCATCTTTCATCATCCACAAGACAACCCATTTCATCCTCCTCCAAAACGTCGTCGTTTGCTGACCTGCGTTTCGTTTGTTCTCAATTGAGTGGTCTTCAAATTTCACATGATGAGTCCATTAAGCTCAAGCCCATTTGTGTGCCCACTAAGCTCCCTCTTCAGCCTGTTGCTC GTAGGATATGCCCATTCACGGGAAAGAAAGCCAACAAAGCAAACAAGGTTTCACATTCAAACCACAAGACTAAAAAGTTGCAGTTTGTGAACCTACAATATAAAAGAATTTGGTGGGAGGCAGGAAACCGCTTTGTAAAACTACGCCTGTCAACCAAGGCTATAAAGACTATAGAGAAGAATGGACTGGATGCAGTTGCTAAGAAAGCTGGAATTGATCTTCGCAAGTTATAG